A section of the Prochlorococcus marinus XMU1402 genome encodes:
- a CDS encoding alpha/beta fold hydrolase, producing the protein MTKTRLEQLSDLNVDFFERAKISLLDPLGLYLANDVKWIKLNQDWNSLKFPVAIGGKGEPILLLHGFDSSFLEFRRIYQSLKRNFTVIVPDLLGFGFSPRCATNEYNASKIISYLIDLLKTLQITKNLKIIGASMGGSAALKLAFEMPHFIDKIILLSPAGLFGESKSIPFPLNQIGASFLGLPQVRKSLCRQAFAYPDKCVGAMEEQIASIHLGCKGWRNSLASFAKSGGFAGTHKFIQNIPIKTVCGENDRILGKKEIKNIRKIEKLNFVGLQNCGHLPHIDLPSLSSKIIQDYFLE; encoded by the coding sequence TTGACTAAAACCCGCTTGGAACAACTTAGTGATTTAAATGTTGACTTTTTTGAGAGAGCTAAAATTTCTCTTTTAGATCCATTAGGTCTTTATTTAGCAAATGATGTTAAGTGGATAAAACTTAATCAAGACTGGAACTCTTTGAAATTCCCTGTGGCTATAGGAGGAAAAGGTGAACCTATACTTCTTCTACATGGCTTTGACAGCAGTTTTTTAGAGTTTAGGAGAATATATCAATCATTAAAAAGAAATTTTACAGTTATAGTTCCTGATCTTTTAGGTTTTGGTTTTAGCCCAAGGTGTGCAACAAATGAATACAATGCCTCTAAAATAATTTCATATTTAATTGATCTCCTCAAGACCTTACAAATAACAAAAAATCTAAAAATTATTGGTGCTTCTATGGGAGGCTCAGCAGCTTTAAAACTTGCTTTTGAAATGCCTCATTTTATTGATAAAATTATTCTTTTATCTCCCGCGGGATTGTTCGGAGAATCTAAAAGTATTCCTTTTCCTCTTAATCAAATAGGAGCTTCATTTCTAGGTTTGCCGCAGGTTAGAAAAAGTCTTTGTAGGCAAGCATTTGCTTATCCAGATAAATGTGTTGGTGCAATGGAAGAGCAAATTGCTTCAATTCATCTAGGTTGTAAAGGATGGAGGAATTCGCTGGCATCGTTTGCAAAAAGTGGAGGTTTTGCTGGAACACATAAATTTATTCAAAATATCCCAATTAAAACAGTATGCGGAGAAAATGACCGCATTCTTGGAAAAAAAGAGATTAAAAATATAAGAAAAATTGAAAAATTAAATTTTGTAGGGTTGCAAAATTGTGGCCATCTTCCTCATATAGATCTACCATCATTATCAAGTAAAATTATTCAAGACTATTTTTTGGAATAA
- a CDS encoding iron-containing alcohol dehydrogenase, which yields MQSISPEIIFRGNDAWETSLPKISEFVKSPLILGRSFHTSFLRKKIFIDLKNQNLNVNSANLQFDCCYEDISRIKKIILKNNHDSVIAAGGGKVLDSGKFIADNLNIPCITVPLSASTCAGWTALSNIYTKNGQFIKDVALRSCPKVLVYDHKFIQTAPLRTLASGIADALAKWYESSTTSSTIDDGLVQQAIQISRVLRDQLLIDGEKAFNGECKNNPSWRKTIEACGLTAGLVGGIGGEKCRTAAAHAIHNAITQIITPNKFFHGEIVGVGILLQLKLEQMKNNNKLADQSIKQLLILMKALNLPTTIAELGINVFENNNLDKIADFTCREKSEIHFLPFKINKQDIVEVIANFERQKIKI from the coding sequence ATGCAATCAATCTCTCCAGAAATAATATTTAGAGGGAATGATGCATGGGAAACATCTTTACCTAAAATCTCCGAATTTGTTAAAAGTCCATTAATTCTAGGCAGAAGTTTTCATACTTCTTTTTTGAGAAAAAAAATTTTTATAGATTTAAAAAATCAAAATCTTAATGTTAATTCTGCTAATTTGCAATTTGACTGTTGTTATGAAGATATTTCGAGGATTAAGAAAATTATTTTAAAAAATAATCATGATTCTGTTATCGCAGCAGGAGGTGGCAAAGTTCTAGATTCTGGTAAATTTATAGCAGATAATCTTAATATCCCTTGTATTACAGTTCCTCTTAGCGCTTCTACATGTGCAGGTTGGACAGCTTTATCTAATATTTACACAAAAAATGGCCAATTCATAAAAGATGTTGCATTAAGATCTTGTCCAAAAGTCTTAGTTTATGATCATAAATTTATTCAAACAGCTCCATTAAGAACACTAGCAAGTGGCATAGCGGATGCCCTGGCAAAGTGGTATGAATCCTCAACAACAAGTTCAACAATTGATGATGGCCTTGTTCAGCAAGCAATTCAGATATCAAGAGTTTTAAGAGATCAACTTCTAATAGACGGTGAAAAAGCATTTAATGGTGAATGCAAAAATAATCCATCTTGGCGAAAAACTATTGAAGCGTGTGGACTTACAGCAGGATTAGTAGGCGGGATTGGTGGAGAAAAGTGTAGGACTGCAGCCGCGCATGCTATTCATAACGCAATTACACAAATAATTACCCCAAATAAATTTTTTCATGGTGAGATTGTTGGTGTTGGAATATTATTACAGTTGAAACTAGAACAAATGAAGAATAATAATAAATTAGCTGATCAATCAATTAAACAATTGTTGATACTTATGAAAGCATTGAATTTGCCAACTACTATTGCTGAACTTGGGATAAATGTTTTTGAAAATAACAATTTAGATAAAATAGCTGATTTTACTTGTAGAGAAAAATCTGAGATTCACTTTTTGCCTTTTAAAATTAATAAACAGGATATAGTTGAGGTTATTGCCAATTTTGAACGTCAAAAAATTAAAATATAA
- a CDS encoding ATP-dependent Clp protease ATP-binding subunit, translated as MFERFTEKAIKVIMLAQEEARRLGHNFVGTEQILLGLIGEGTGVAAKVLKSLGVNLKDSRIEVEKIIGRGSGFVAVEIPFTPRAKRVLELSLEEARQLGHNYIGTEHLLLGLIREGEGVAARVLENLSIDLTKVRTQVIRMLGETAEVGSGANSNKGNLKTATLDEFGTNLTKLASEAKLDPVVGRFEEIDRVVQILGRRTKNNPVLIGEPGVGKTAIAEGLAQRIQLGDIPDILEDKRVLTLDIGLLVAGTKYRGEFEERLKKIMEEIKSAGNVILVIDEVHTLIGAGAAEGAIDAANILKPALARGELQCIGATTLDEYRKHIERDAALERRFQPVMVGEPSIEDTIEILKGLRERYEQHHRLKITDDALEAAAHLGDRYISDRFLPDKAIDLIDEAGSRVRLINSKLPPEAKQIDKELRQIQKQKEESVRDQNFDQAGQLREKEMELSAKIKEVLENIKGSTAEEESITNTNSEKNESKLLHSPMVSEEDVAHIVASWTGVPVQKLTETESVKLLNMEETLHQRLIGQDEAVKAVSRAIRRARVGLKNPNRPIASFIFSGPTGVGKTELTKSLASYFFGSEEAMIRLDMSEFMERHTVSKLIGSPPGYVGFNEGGQLTEAVRRRPYTVVLFDEVEKAHPDVFNLLLQLLEDGRLTDSKGRTVDFKNTLLIMTSNIGSKVIEKGGGGLGFEFSGDSVEDSQYNRIKSLVNEELKQYFRPEFLNRLDEIIVFRQLSKNEVKEIAEIMLQEVFARLQDKGIKLSVTDAFKERLVEEGYNPSYGARPLRRAVMRLLEDSLAEEVLSGRIKDGDKALVDIDENKKVTINISSEESPQELASANF; from the coding sequence ATGTTTGAAAGATTTACAGAAAAAGCTATAAAGGTCATCATGCTTGCCCAAGAGGAAGCAAGAAGACTTGGCCATAATTTCGTTGGAACTGAACAAATTTTACTAGGTTTAATAGGAGAGGGTACTGGTGTTGCAGCTAAGGTTCTTAAATCACTGGGAGTTAATTTAAAAGATTCGAGAATTGAAGTAGAAAAGATAATTGGTAGAGGTTCAGGTTTTGTAGCTGTTGAAATACCTTTTACCCCTAGGGCTAAAAGAGTTTTAGAATTATCACTTGAAGAGGCTCGTCAATTAGGTCACAACTACATAGGGACTGAACATCTTTTGTTAGGCTTAATAAGAGAAGGTGAAGGGGTAGCTGCAAGAGTCCTTGAAAATCTTAGTATTGACCTTACTAAAGTGAGAACCCAAGTCATAAGAATGTTAGGCGAAACTGCTGAAGTCGGAAGTGGAGCTAATTCAAATAAGGGCAATCTAAAAACTGCTACTCTTGATGAATTTGGAACTAATTTAACAAAATTAGCTAGTGAAGCAAAACTCGATCCAGTTGTTGGACGTTTTGAAGAGATTGATCGTGTAGTCCAAATATTAGGTAGGCGGACTAAAAATAATCCCGTTCTTATTGGGGAACCTGGAGTAGGAAAAACGGCTATTGCAGAAGGTTTGGCTCAAAGAATCCAATTAGGAGATATCCCTGACATCCTCGAAGATAAAAGAGTTTTAACTCTTGATATTGGACTTTTAGTAGCTGGGACCAAATATAGAGGAGAATTTGAAGAGAGATTAAAAAAGATAATGGAAGAAATTAAATCTGCCGGCAATGTAATTCTTGTTATAGATGAAGTACATACATTAATCGGTGCTGGAGCCGCTGAAGGGGCTATAGACGCAGCTAATATTCTAAAACCAGCATTAGCCCGTGGAGAACTTCAATGTATTGGAGCAACAACACTCGATGAATATCGAAAACATATCGAAAGAGATGCTGCTCTAGAGAGAAGATTCCAACCTGTGATGGTTGGAGAACCATCTATAGAAGACACAATCGAAATCTTAAAAGGTCTAAGAGAGCGTTATGAACAACATCATCGCCTTAAAATTACTGATGATGCCTTAGAAGCTGCAGCACACCTAGGTGATCGCTATATTTCTGATAGATTTTTGCCTGATAAGGCTATAGACCTTATTGATGAGGCAGGAAGTAGAGTGCGCTTAATAAATTCTAAACTTCCGCCCGAAGCTAAACAAATTGATAAGGAATTAAGGCAAATTCAAAAACAAAAAGAAGAATCTGTAAGAGACCAAAACTTTGATCAGGCGGGTCAATTAAGAGAAAAAGAGATGGAATTGTCTGCAAAAATAAAAGAAGTACTAGAAAATATTAAAGGATCTACTGCTGAGGAAGAATCTATTACGAATACAAACTCAGAAAAAAATGAATCAAAACTTTTACATAGCCCTATGGTTAGTGAAGAGGATGTAGCTCATATTGTTGCATCTTGGACAGGTGTACCTGTTCAAAAGTTAACTGAAACAGAATCAGTCAAGCTCCTAAATATGGAGGAAACGCTTCACCAAAGACTAATTGGACAAGATGAGGCTGTAAAAGCTGTTTCTAGAGCAATTAGAAGAGCAAGGGTTGGTTTGAAAAATCCAAATAGGCCTATTGCAAGTTTTATTTTTTCCGGCCCTACTGGTGTGGGTAAAACTGAATTGACTAAATCTTTGGCATCATATTTCTTCGGTAGCGAAGAGGCAATGATTAGATTAGATATGTCAGAATTTATGGAGAGACATACAGTTAGTAAACTCATAGGTTCACCTCCAGGATATGTTGGCTTTAATGAAGGTGGTCAACTTACAGAGGCGGTTAGAAGAAGACCTTATACTGTTGTCTTATTTGATGAAGTAGAAAAAGCTCATCCAGATGTATTTAATTTATTATTGCAACTTCTTGAGGACGGCAGATTAACAGATTCTAAGGGTAGAACTGTAGATTTTAAAAATACTTTGCTAATAATGACTTCTAATATTGGTTCAAAAGTAATTGAGAAAGGTGGTGGTGGATTAGGATTTGAGTTTTCCGGTGATTCTGTGGAAGATAGCCAATACAATAGAATTAAATCTTTAGTTAATGAAGAACTTAAGCAATATTTTAGACCTGAATTTTTAAATAGACTTGATGAAATAATTGTATTTAGGCAATTATCTAAAAATGAGGTTAAAGAAATTGCCGAAATTATGCTGCAAGAAGTTTTTGCTAGATTGCAAGATAAGGGAATTAAATTAAGTGTAACTGATGCTTTTAAGGAAAGACTTGTCGAAGAAGGCTATAACCCCTCTTATGGAGCAAGGCCTCTAAGAAGGGCTGTCATGCGATTACTAGAGGATAGTTTAGCTGAAGAAGTTCTGTCGGGCAGAATTAAGGATGGAGACAAAGCTTTGGTTGATATAGATGAAAATAAAAAAGTTACAATAAATATTTCTTCTGAAGAATCTCCTCAAGAACTAGCTAGTGCTAACTTCTAA